From Phoenix dactylifera cultivar Barhee BC4 unplaced genomic scaffold, palm_55x_up_171113_PBpolish2nd_filt_p 000186F, whole genome shotgun sequence:
cgcatactgtcgggagtcgactcgaggtccacaggcgcataaggagagtcgactcgcgcatattctggagtcgactcgaggacgagtcgactcgtgactcaggggagtcgactcgcagtcgggatccgactttttaacctagatttgtcgtttcgaaaacacttttctttcaagccgccactgttcaaaaagccctagagccgactcctaggtcgtccccgatcgtctctaACCCTTtttcggtcgatttttcaccggttcttagggttttcatccgttcctaggtcgtctccggtccgtcccaagcttcctccgtcgacctttcaccgtctttaggttttcatcccgtctaggtcaaaatgccgcgtaagaccgtggttaggaagaggtcctgtcccgaggccggtcccgagcggcgctccaaggcgcggcacgatcccgcgaggcaaccacctccggctcgttccccgcctagggcggttcccgcgaggccattggccgggaaggtcgtctccaccgggaggtatgtcgatttcgacttcctctcacgagaagggttcaccataggtgataggcttagagcccagggcctagaatacttcctcaccttggacctccccacatatccaggccttgttagagagttctatggtaccgtccatcggagagatggaggtatcgagggcacagcagccggtgtccctttgcgtgtcacggaggatcttattgcccacatcctccaccttccattagtaggggtggctcccacacaccctgaggatagggttgaggcccttacggccgttctagggcatccaccccagtcacctatagacgaggtatccgcgagctcactactgattgaggtgcggatcctcttgagtattttgtctaggtccatcttccctaagacagggagatttgattttgtgaatgagagagacctagctcttatgttttacattcttcaggacaccccaatcaacttccctaagctcatctataggtatatgtgtgagcccctagatagacctaggctcaccctcccatacggcatgattttcacccttctttttagggagtacgagattcccattccagagggggaaccctctcgtgcgttgcgatggactgatcgcacgcgtgcggggaccctacacaggatggggtttcggaagagagaaggggtatgggttaggaagtctaccctcaccactcagaccaccagaccttctcccagtcctgagcccgattccgactatccagaccatccagaccttccatccactcctcctgctcctaccacctccgccggaccttcctcctcggctccaccatctatggaggtccggattgatcctgagcagctccgggagctgcgacaggagatagtcagagatgtgagggatgagctgcttcgggagctccgaggctcggtgcctgctcccactcctgcacccgtatcttctcagttggtcccttccttgacagccgtgactgacatgacggctcatgtacgggaagagatctacaatgtccggagtttggtccaggcccagttccacagcatgagtgaggtcacgagcaccactcgacagatgcgagaggacataggtcgtgacatgcacaccaccaccgagggggccgagcgcttgtcgaatgtactcatcgacaagctggatgcgcttcagacgtcggtgactgggcttcagacgtcggtgactgagctctccactacacatagcagagccactacgtctattatcacgcagcctggccatgttacagatgcagtcacccttctcatggagcagagccgattgagagaaggagcaccatcctcgagaggaggagccacatcctccagaggaggagatgcatcctcgagagggggagcctcatcctcgaggaggccatagatgtttttttttgtgttttgtcttgttttactttacttattgtatgctcaaatgtacttacattcatatcaatacaatgagtagacatcttatcttcaattatgtgccatttgatgattggttgtgctattgattgtgtgtgattacctcctttttgatatgatgacaaaaagggggagaaatatgtataaaatatgtaaaatgggagaaatatggataaaatatgtaaaagaaatcaataaaaagataaactcttaaaaacacacacaaatttgttctaagtggattcggtacctcgaggctcattatctctcttttggggctcctaatggagtaatctccagaatctattcaagggatattcggagattagctgaatcctactcaagaacaaattgacagattttccctctaaaaaccaaaattttagCTCAaatacttcaaagcattaaaaggaaattcagagaatcaaaacatagtagaatgcatatgttgagggggagaatctgaattttaatcaagctaaatcattaatgacatataagccaaacaattgactgcataatatgaaggcttatataattccaaatgaaagggggagctttaactccaaaatttattgtttcactcctttcaaacttggataaattaaattatcagacatttgaattcatttatggattttacttcattgtttattgagcaattcattttacatatactcaatgttttgtcatcatcaaaaagggggagattgtggagtgattgattaaaaccccatttgattttgatgagctcaaagcatttgagtatatcttttgattactaatgaattcaattgagtgtttcagtgaaaatcctgtctaagtgtcccaagacttggttcataatttttggataagttaaggagtctgtttgaaccaatgtctgagactcgagtcgactcccgagtatcacgagtcgactccaagcgtatcaagttcactggcacgagctcgagtcgactcctgatcagtacgagtcgactccgactgagaacagacagaagaacagaagggatcaactcagaacctgtcaacgagtcgactcctgaagtgcgtgagtcgactccaatgttcaccgagtcgactccaaggaagtaagagtcgactccaagcagtcacaggcagaaaagtcagagagcagttttcgggtctgagattcgagtcgactccagtggaacgcgagtcgactccgatggatggcaggtcgactccagaaaaagcaagagtcgactctcagcggtacacaaagaaaaagtcagagagcattttatggactctgagattcgagtcgactcccgcaatacgcgagtcgactccaagacaccgcgaccccaaaacagacagaaaaccaagttactgcctctgagattcgagtcgactcccagacagctcgagtcgactccaagacagcttcacgtcaaaaggcagaagaccaactttcggaaactgagagccgagtcgactccaaggaagttcgagtcgactccaagactggacgagccaaaagacagaggatcgggagttcgagctctgagattcgagtcgactcccaggacagtcgagtcgactcgagtggacaaaattcaaaattggatccacggacttcagtggatgagccgactccaaaattgccaagtcagctccagaagtcggcgagtcgactccaggtcaagacgagtcgactcccagtcgtgaaggcaactttaattcaaatttggaacagttgccgagtcgactccggaaaagcttgagtcgactcccgctacagccgagtcgactcctgatcgcgcgagtcgactccaacccaccaacggtcatattgtcaggctgcgcagagtgtgcagaacgggcagaaaaagcagtctaacggctagtttccgtgggggttggcttaaatagccacagaggactgtagcaaggcagagaacagccattccactccaactaatcaaacattcaagctctgcaaggtgctcatcaacgaaaaagaggaagatctgcaattACTGCTACcaacaacatcttcccagcaattaaagcttcctcctcctgcattcaagtcgaccactctttcaagaggagaccagaagtttaagaagccattccccatctccgatctaaaagcgtttgaggcttcttaacttcatttattgttcatattgtttacatttgctttttgagaagcttattttctgttttctctctacaacttgtatttacttggttcaatcgggggattgaatcaaggggattaaggtttgttggtgagccaagttaaaaaccagcgtgtgtaagggtttgattgtgagcccggaaaaacaatcggggttggttctagtcggtgagcctggaaaaatcgaccgagttcgttgtgagctcgtaaaacaacaagtttggttgtgagcttggaaaacaaccgactgtaatccaaggggggttatagtgaattcccaagtgagacttggggagtggacgtaggagcaagggttagctccgaaccactataaatctcggtgtttgtgttggattgtctcttcttctACCCTTCATATCTCTCACTGCACTTAGcttaaattaaataacttgcaatagtttttaattaatcatccataaagttttaaatatctaaattaatttaaaaacccaattcaccccccccccctcttgggttgtctatctgggcaacaccctTCTTCCTTTAGGTTAGGGTTTCTTGAACCCACGTCGGTGTCGCTGGAGAAGGTGCTCGCAGCTCCCCCGGAGCCAAATAAGCCTTCCGACcacctcattttctctttctctgCATCCCCTCCTCCCGATCCAAGCGGGAGGATATATCAAgtaagagaaaaaaaggaagaaagaaagaaagaaagaaagatgaagaagaaaaagaggcagacgggaagaggggactcaccATGAGTGTGCGGCCgcgagaaagaaaaaataacttataattaaattataagtttcttttatttttatttcaatttccTGTTTTTGGTTAAATTGTTTCCTTTTGTTTCTAAGTTTTACATCATTTGCTATAATTTTAATTCCACAGTTCTACTACTTTTTCTTATTTCATTTTGTTCTATCTTGTGTTATAAGTTTTATTTTCATTctaaattattttctttaatcctGATTCTATATTTGATTGTATATTTTCTGGTTATCTTTTCTCTCACTATTCATAAATCATTTCAATTAAAAACTGATAATGTTAATGAATAATTTATTGCCTTACTGTTTTTATCATTATATTGTTAAGTGTGGATTGCACCTGCTTATTTCCTAGTATTcctaaaaacaaaataaaagaacagCAAAAAGCAAAAGATATCTGGCGACCACATTGCAAACACTCACTTGAGAGTCTAGAGAAGGCCAGCCTTCCGGAAGTTGTCATTCTTTCTATTTGCCTGCAGGGAGTGTTCAACTAAACTTCAAACAGCATCATCTTCTCTTGAGAATCAGAAAGGCCACCTGTTCAAAAGAAGATACTAGATTTTACTCAATGGAGAAACGAATCATGATTCTGACACAAAGATTTTAGCATTCTAATCGTTTCAAATCTTTTAACCTTTGGCAGCAATTCTAATAGATGATTAGGCTTGAGAATTTGggcaaattattttatttgcatatgcGCTAAGAACTTGTGATAATtgttatttaaaaagaaaatgatgcagATAATGACTTGAATCTACCGTCGATAGCAATGGTGGAGATACCTACACTTCACCATGTTTAGTTACAGGATAACTGCAGCTTAAAGACGGGTTATCTCACGAACCTCCCAAACAAGACTGCTTTTTTGAAGGATTAAAGCGATATGGTCAGTGGGACAAAAAGTGAAATAATCAGGTTAAGTCTAACACACTAAAAAAGTTGGGATAAAGATAACACAAGGAGCTCTTTCTCTTGCGCACTTTTCTCACCTTTTCCCACTAAAACCCAAGTTTCAACCGAACTCCACTTTTTATTAACACAAGGATAAGGGAATCATGAAGCATTTCTAAGAGTCAGGGTTAGCTAACCTGGAATTTGCTATCTTACAACAGAACAAGGCCTTAGGGAATAAAATAAAAGGTAAAACCATCGTCCACAAGAGACTAACACCAAAGAATCAATAGATGACAATGCACACAGTTACTTCCACATGCACATATTAGAAAAAATGTGCGATAAAATTTGAGAAGCAACAATAAGaataataaaaatcaaaatgagggggaaaaaaaagagcaatAATCTATCTTCAGCATCAGCCACTCATCATTTTCAAGAAGGGAATGTAATTGACTCTTCAAAAGGGCAAAAGGACAAAAATTCAAGAAAACAAGGCCAATAACGGAGCAAAAATAATtagttttatcaaaaaaaatgcaGCAAGCTTTTGTTTCTTCTCTTCAAGAATTAAATAGTAAAGATCACAAAAACTTTACTACATCACTAACAAAAGCAATTCTTATGACCTCCTACAAGTGTGAATTGTCATAGTTAAGAGGggtaaaatgaaagaaaaaataaaatatgctcCATGGCTCCTTTAGGAATTCACTTTAGAAAGAATTACTATGGAAAGGTTCTCTGCTCATCTTTAACTGCATCAATTTACTTTGTAGGTAAAAGTTATAATATACTATAGATAGAAAACGCTAAGAAAGGTAGAAAGGAGATATGTAGCATACAAAAATTCTAAGAACTTCTAATGACTCAGAACCTCGCCCAAAAAGACTAGCTAGAAGGTGTTATTTGAGTTCCTTCACCTGGTATagatacccaagatctacccaatacATAACTattatgggactaaacacatactTGCACATGTCGTATACTCCTATTTAGATCATGGCATCCTCGCTAAACTAAAAGTCcaaattcaatcaaatccaatcactAGAACCATGATCAGCCCATGGTCAACTCCACTAAGCTCATGCTACAGAATCCCCTAGTCTATATAGGCCATGGACCGAGTCCGTTGTGATATGATTTGCAATGACCTAGGATCTCACCTAAAAAAGTTATCTAAAAGatgttatttggatttcttggctctgtataagtacctaagatttaTCCAGCGCATAGCCAATCTTagattaaacacaaatcctCATGGGTCCTCATAGAACTAATGCTATGAATAGATTGTGAAACCAATGCAAATTAAAAACGTATTATCATTTGTCTATGAGTCGATAACAAATCATCAAATAGAAAGGATGAAAACAAACAAGTATATGAAATCTCAAATAGGAATTATTTCAAGCTCCAAATATCTTGTTCAAAGAAAGagccaaaaaataaaactaCAACCATATtcaaacttttaataaaaaccaCAAATTTTAGTTATGTCAGACATGGTATCTGTTTTTAAAAAAGTCAAGGATCTACAAATAGAAGAACATAGCCCAAAAGTCAATGCGATGAGTTAATAATCCATCCACGCCACATTAATGTGGCCAGCATGCCCTgtaaaatgaagaaaaagtgaATGAGGCTAGAATTATTTGAGAGATCCATAGTTGAACTTTGGACATAAGAGAACACAAAGAAGCAAAGAATATTACCTTCTACATACCTTCTCTTACTTCAAGAATAGTGCACTAGGTATGCTTATACAAAACCATTTCACAGCAATTCATCACGAAGCTGAAATGcctttttcaaatttttgcaACCATTTGAGAAGGTTGAACGCTTCACCAGACTGAAACCCTCTGCTAATCATTCTCTTAAAAATTGAATGACATTCTCATGTACTTCATGTTTGATGAACTCAATTCATGAGCAATTTGTATGATAATGTCATGTGATACCGCCATCCAGAAATCTTCATTGTCAATTTTTAAACCAGATGAAAAGTTCATAAAATCTTGTCTTATTTACTGAGACGAAAATTAGAGTGTTGGCCTTAACACATAGACTGTCAATAACCTTAACTGAATCTTAAGTCATGATATTGGGAAAAAGTCAGCCTACAATTCCATCTCAAATCTTGATGAAAATGCACAAAAGAATTTCAGAACTTATCATCAGGTACAAATCCTCTCTGCAGCATTTCATCATGAAGCCGAAATGCATCTTTCAAATTATCAGCAGCAACAAAGCCATTTACTAAGGTTGTATATGTAGATCTATCAGGTTGAATTCCTCTGTTGGCCATTCTCTTGAAGACCCAATCAGCTTCTTGCATCTTCCCTTGTTCACAAAAACCAGTTATGATCACATTGTATGTGATCACATCAGGAAGCACTCCTTTATCATCCATCTTGTTAAGCAAAGCAAAAGCCTCCTGCATCCTTTCTTCTTTCACAAACCCATGAATGAGAGTGTTGTATGTTATCCTATCGGGAAAGACCCTTTCTTGAATCATCTTTTGTAAAAACTCTTCAGCCTTTGATGCATCGCCCAACCGACAGTAACCTTTGATAATTGAGTTGTAAGTCACAATATTaggcaaaatttttttttccatcatttCATCCCAATACCCAAAAGCTTTTCCAACTTGCCCCTTACTACAATGGTAGTCTATTAGAATGCTATATGTAATGAGATTGGGCAAAATTCCTCTATTGCACATATCATCCCACAACTCATTAGCCTTCTCCATGTCCCCTTCTTTGCATAAACCATCAATCAAAGTATTGTAAGTAACAATGTCTGGTTTCAAATTCTTCTCCAGCATCATATCAAACAAATTCAAAGCTTTCTCTATGCACCCATTTTTACAGGATCCATGTATGAGAGTTGTAAAAGTGCAAAAATCAGGGGCAACCCCTCTTTCTGTCATTTCACTGAACAGCTCATCCGCCTCCGGTAGCCTCTGCTCCTTACACATCCCATTCAAAATTGTATTGTAAGTGACCACATCTGGCATGCAACCATGATCTACCATCTCATCACGCATCTTAAGAGCCTCAGAGATCAAACTAATCTTGCAAAAACCACCAATAAGCATAGTATAAATCACATTATCCGGAACCAAGCCAGCTGCCTTCATCTCTTTAAAATACTCTAGCGCCCTATTCATATACCCTTTCTTAGCAAACAAGCCTATCATAGAGCTAAAGCTAACCATATCAGGAGCAAGACCACGATGCAACATTTCATTATAAATCCTTGCTGCTTCCTTCACATTCCCTTCTTTACAAAGCCTACCAAGAAAAATGTTAGAAGTAGAGGCATTCGGCACCAATCCACCGGCCATCATTTCTCCAAGCAACTCCTGCGCTCTCTTGTACTTCCCATTCTTACAGAACCCATTCAGAACAGCATTATAAGTCCTAACATCAGGCTTTAATCCCTTTCCAACCATTGAATTCAGCAACTCCAAGGCTTCTTCCAGATGCCCATTGCGACAACATGCATCCACCAAAGTATTGTAGGTCACAATATCTGCAAAAAGTCCTTTTTTCTCCATTTCTGACAAGAACAAGGCGGCATCTTCAAACCTTCCATCCTTGCACAAGGCATTCACCATGATATTCAAAGTGTAGACATTCAATTCAGTCCCCATTCCCACGACCTCTTTATAGATCTCCAACGCCatgtcgacccaacccacccgAACCAAGCCAGCGAGCAGGCTATTGCACGCATTGACCGAGACGGATTGCCTCCTTGCCTTCAAGACCCGGAACGCCTCAGAGGCCTCCCTTAGCTTCCTCGCCTGCACGTAGGTGCGGATTAAGAGGTCGAACACAGATGGATTCGATCCGAAACGGCCGTAGGTGGAGAGCAAAGCACCTACGATATCCGACCTCGAGGTGCCCCTCCGCCGGACCATCCGGAGGATCAGGGACTGGGCGTCGGAGGTCCTCTGGTTCCGGATACAAATATGGATCATCGCGCTGAGGGATTCCGACGAAAGCTTGAGATCGGATCTCTGGGCCAAGAGACCGACGAATCTCTGGCCTAATGCCGGACTTCTTCGGCTGCATTCGGAGAGGACGTCGAGGACGACCGAAGGGGGGAGGTTGGAAGGGGAGTGGAGGAGAGGATTGGGGATTCCACGCTCGAGGTCGGAGAGGATCTCGTCTGGGTTCTCTGAGCTAAGGTtagggttttggaagagggttggGATTTTGGGAGGGCTAGGGTTCAGGCGGGAGGGAGAGGAGCGGGGGCGGGGAGAATACCTGGTGGCGTTCCGTAAACGCGACGCCATTTGAAGAGAAATCCGACGCTCTCTGGTTCGTGCTCAGCAATAATTCAGCAACCACTAATGGGCCAGGTTAGTGGGCTGGGCCGAGGTGACCGCGTTTTCTTGAAAGCTATGTATGGTCTAGGCTGTTAGGGGAAAAGGGGAACGAGCCCAAGCTAGTTTACTACTATGGTATGCTGGTAAcaatttttttcctattttctgTCGTGGAGCAACGTCATGCACTGTAAAGCTTTGGGTGTTTGCACCAAATAAACTCCGGATGCTGCCTTCATGGAGTTTTGAGGAAAAAGGTGCTTGTGGAGTATTCTAGCCTGTTAACTACAGTCttcttatatttaaaaatttagtttttcataatttttgtataaaaaattgttttgaatTGAAGATACCtactatattttcttttttcaaaaaaagataGAGATGGAAAATAATATGCATGTTCATGATTTACCTGAGTTTTCACCTCCACTTTGTAGTGGATAGTTTAGTGCATATTAATGATTTGGGAGACAGAGATTTTAGAGGATGGATATATATAATACAAAATATTAAAGAATTGTTCTGGTAACACTATAATAACAATTAAACTAGCTTATAATAATGAGCAACCGAGACTGTATAATACACATTAGAAAAATCATTAAgaatatagatatttttagttaacatataatacataaataaattaaaaataaaaatataaaattagctataaaagaagaaaaataagtcAAAAAATTAGTGAACATGAAGAAAAGATATGGAATAAAATAGCAAGTATCCATATTGAAATCTTCATATGATAGGTCTTTTGATTTTTCTCCAAAAGATAATCGGACACTAAAAAAATaggtcttttgatttttttagaaTTGTTATGAGCAGGCAAATTAGGGGTTATAGAGAgccagaggaggaggagatggatgTGCACCTATAGTTTGGTGTGACATAGAGAGATAAAATGGCAAGTAGAATGGAGGGTTGTTGCTCATTTCAAAACCAAAGTATGTCTTACTGGCGTGCCAAACAAGCTGAGTTGAGAAATTGTACATGTGAGACCCtgtccacttgaccggcccagtcccaagttttggcctcacgtgcggtgcacgtgaggcaacgggatggagggatccatcccgaagaagaaggagcccctgttttagggctccttctccttctccttctcctttgagTCCACCGAGGGAGAGAGCCGCCGCACCCCAAGGAAGAAATGggggaggattcttcttcatgttaccacagagagagagagagagagagaagccatGGCACGGGGggcattcttctttctttgctgccggagaaggagagaggCGCCGGACGTCGGGGCGGAGGTGAGAATCCTTAGcctttctctcctcttctttcacTGCTTGGCCATGACGTGTGGTGGGTTGGAGCCGGCCGATCGCCGGATTTGGGTCCAAAACGGCTTGCTCTAGCCGTCGGCGTGTTCGCCGCCGCCAGTCGCCGGGGGTGGCCGGATTTGCTCCGCCACCTGCTGCCGCTGCCAAGGCCGGCCACCGCGGCCGCCTTGGGTTCGACCGGGAGGAAAGAAGAGCGGGCGGCGGCAGGGGGGTCATGGATCCCCTGTTTcgccgaaggagaagaagggagtcgggagagaaaagaagaaagaagaaaaagaaaagaaggaaaaaaaagaaaagagaaaagaagaagaagaaaaagaaaaagaaaaagaaaagaaaagaaaagaaaagaaaagaaaattaatttaataataataaagaaagagaatggtttacgggtatgaacccaaaCTCGGGGTGCTAGGCACTCCTGCGGGGCCAGCCATGGGAGGATATTAAATTTTTAAgtctttatatatatttattgtgatgaattttaaaagatgaatacgatttttgaatattaggttctggaagggatttgtggaattaattggatttgtcgtggatcgcgttcgcaaggtaagtgatgtaacctcttttctagatttatcggcaaactATATATATGTTTCACGAATCGAATTATTCATGATTccgaatttgatgcatggattatatgtgtattttagaatattatatGATTATGATTGAACGTATCTGCTTCTGATTTGAATTGTGTTTAATTGCTCTGACATTGTATCTTTTGGCTtggaacactaaacataatgtaagaaaagattatgacttgaaatagattcagacttgcagtcgggctatgttgaggaccctgccaatgggggctaatacattggtaccgcaagaagaatagtcggtgatatgaccctaccacagggaacatgtggtcatagttcctggctgttgagttgaatccgataaattgaaagaaattaagatatgaacgacatttggttttgacattgtatgatttttcttatatataactgaaatatgaaataaagaacaaactgaactatcgacctggctatgttgaggaccccgccaatgggggcagatacgttggcaattgactgtcctgaaggactcaccgcaagaagattagtcggtgttgatgaccctgccacagggaacatgtggtcatagtccaggatcgacaagatgaattgaatatgtgaaagaatcttgAAACCGTGAAAAGAATCTTttgaatttaagaaatatttgacttatactttggaactgcatatttatttattttccacatattattgcttgatttatctagctagagtgttcatttcttactgggctgtctagctcattataccatctcttgttattttacagatttcgagaactagtctattggggattcaaattgggagagcgactagaaggattgtggcacaagttatcttagattagggttatttaagttgatttgttattatggacatttattatgattggtggacttttattattttaagaactaggtttctgcatgttggtaaatgattattccgctgcatatttagacttgtgagacattatgacttgagttagtcaatggaataagatttcaatttattctgttaaattattttggaatttcataattgaggtgtttggtttagatgccttgcatgctcgtgtggagagtttcctacgggtgtgcggcggt
This genomic window contains:
- the LOC103696444 gene encoding pentatricopeptide repeat-containing protein At5g01110; this translates as MASRLRNATRYSPRPRSSPSRLNPSPPKIPTLFQNPNLSSENPDEILSDLERGIPNPLLHSPSNLPPSVVLDVLSECSRRSPALGQRFVGLLAQRSDLKLSSESLSAMIHICIRNQRTSDAQSLILRMVRRRGTSRSDIVGALLSTYGRFGSNPSVFDLLIRTYVQARKLREASEAFRVLKARRQSVSVNACNSLLAGLVRVGWVDMALEIYKEVVGMGTELNVYTLNIMVNALCKDGRFEDAALFLSEMEKKGLFADIVTYNTLVDACCRNGHLEEALELLNSMVGKGLKPDVRTYNAVLNGFCKNGKYKRAQELLGEMMAGGLVPNASTSNIFLGRLCKEGNVKEAARIYNEMLHRGLAPDMVSFSSMIGLFAKKGYMNRALEYFKEMKAAGLVPDNVIYTMLIGGFCKISLISEALKMRDEMVDHGCMPDVVTYNTILNGMCKEQRLPEADELFSEMTERGVAPDFCTFTTLIHGSCKNGCIEKALNLFDMMLEKNLKPDIVTYNTLIDGLCKEGDMEKANELWDDMCNRGILPNLITYSILIDYHCSKGQVGKAFGYWDEMMEKKILPNIVTYNSIIKGYCRLGDASKAEEFLQKMIQERVFPDRITYNTLIHGFVKEERMQEAFALLNKMDDKGVLPDVITYNVIITGFCEQGKMQEADWVFKRMANRGIQPDRSTYTTLVNGFVAADNLKDAFRLHDEMLQRGFVPDDKF